The proteins below come from a single Chryseobacterium sp. MA9 genomic window:
- a CDS encoding YihY/virulence factor BrkB family protein, with translation MSVKVPRFILKIQEFFDSIHIPVLGISLWQMFQIYISGIFKGKIGRKAAAISWSFTISLFPFILFLLSVLPYMPHYDKLQFYIFDVLMHNVFPSNMEGDVRGYIENNIIPNMRGISNLTIVLALIFATNGTFSLINGFNENTDEKLSDVKEFILSFFITIGFITIVFLALFGVYYVEVVMKLFTPAYDITWLVDNLSSIIGFVSFPLFYFILLTLFYWLGTVKITRFRQAVPGAILTTILFVVTTYIFAIYVKDIARYNVLYGSIGSMILLMVWVNVNVYLLLFGNELNMAIRKLRIEKLLSDEIQRETIHYHTQITEPDFEGDEEHKRKLETPKKD, from the coding sequence ATGAGTGTAAAGGTTCCCAGATTTATTTTGAAGATTCAAGAGTTTTTTGACAGCATCCATATTCCTGTTTTGGGAATATCGCTTTGGCAGATGTTTCAGATCTATATCTCCGGGATTTTCAAAGGTAAAATTGGTAGAAAAGCAGCTGCAATTTCCTGGAGCTTTACCATAAGCCTTTTTCCGTTTATTCTGTTCTTGCTTTCCGTTTTGCCTTATATGCCGCATTATGATAAACTGCAGTTCTATATTTTTGATGTGCTAATGCATAATGTTTTCCCTTCAAATATGGAAGGAGATGTAAGAGGGTATATAGAAAATAATATTATTCCAAATATGAGAGGGATCAGTAATCTGACCATTGTTCTGGCACTTATTTTTGCCACGAACGGTACATTTTCCCTGATCAATGGTTTTAATGAAAATACAGATGAAAAACTGAGTGATGTAAAGGAATTTATTCTTTCATTCTTTATTACAATAGGCTTTATCACTATTGTTTTTTTAGCACTTTTCGGCGTGTATTATGTGGAAGTTGTGATGAAGCTTTTTACACCAGCTTATGATATTACCTGGCTTGTAGATAACCTCTCCAGTATTATAGGATTCGTTTCTTTTCCTCTTTTTTACTTTATTCTTCTGACTTTATTTTACTGGCTGGGAACCGTGAAGATTACACGATTCCGACAAGCAGTTCCCGGTGCTATTTTAACCACGATACTCTTCGTTGTTACTACTTATATTTTTGCTATTTATGTAAAGGATATTGCTCGTTATAATGTTCTTTATGGATCCATCGGAAGTATGATTCTGCTGATGGTTTGGGTGAATGTAAATGTATATCTGCTTTTATTCGGTAATGAACTGAATATGGCCATCAGAAAGCTCAGAATTGAAAAACTGCTGTCTGATGAGATCCAGAGAGAAACCATACACTATCACACCCAGATTACAGAACCTGACTTCGAGGGTGATGAAGAGCATAAAAGAAAACTGGAAACCCCAAAGAAAGACTAA
- the nhaA gene encoding Na+/H+ antiporter NhaA, translating to MNLSLYFKKFFNNSQSSGIILIFCVLVSLLIANSSAAENFQHFLDKEVGTHLFGLEYPVSIWINDGLMAVFFLLVGLEIKRELVEGELSSFKNASLPIFAAVGGMLVPAVIYSIFNTGTEYGNGWGIPMATDIAFSLAIISMLGKKIPNSIKIFLAALAIVDDLGAILVIAIFYTEQIHWSYLLLSFGVTALLFILNFLKVTKTIFYIIPGLFLWYFLHHSGIHATIAGVLLAFSIPTNASNVEISPLEKLEHKLHIPVSFLIMPVFALTNTNITFSSEMVAGVTSTLGLGIICGLVLGKLIGINLFSLIAIKLKLSSLPQNSNWLQMIGVGLLAGIGFTMSIFIALLSFKGEIPIQDEAKFAILIASFIAAIAGFTILSISSKENPELEEN from the coding sequence ATGAATTTATCTCTATATTTTAAAAAATTTTTCAACAATAGCCAGTCTTCAGGAATTATTCTTATTTTCTGTGTATTGGTTTCATTGCTTATTGCCAATTCATCAGCTGCAGAAAACTTCCAGCATTTTTTGGACAAAGAAGTGGGTACCCATCTTTTTGGACTGGAATATCCTGTGAGCATCTGGATTAATGACGGATTGATGGCAGTATTCTTCCTTCTCGTAGGCCTTGAAATAAAACGGGAGCTTGTAGAAGGTGAACTTTCATCCTTTAAAAATGCTTCGCTTCCCATTTTTGCTGCTGTAGGCGGAATGCTTGTTCCGGCAGTGATTTACAGTATTTTCAATACCGGAACAGAATATGGCAATGGCTGGGGAATTCCCATGGCTACGGATATTGCTTTTTCACTGGCAATTATTTCGATGCTGGGAAAAAAGATTCCCAATTCTATCAAGATATTTTTAGCAGCATTGGCTATTGTAGATGATCTTGGAGCTATTCTTGTGATTGCAATTTTCTATACTGAGCAAATTCACTGGAGCTATCTCCTATTGTCTTTTGGAGTAACTGCCCTGCTTTTTATTTTAAATTTTTTAAAAGTAACCAAAACTATATTTTATATTATTCCCGGACTGTTTTTATGGTATTTCCTTCATCACTCCGGAATTCACGCTACCATAGCAGGTGTGTTACTTGCATTTTCAATACCTACCAACGCTTCCAATGTAGAAATATCACCATTGGAAAAACTGGAGCATAAGCTTCACATTCCGGTAAGCTTTCTGATCATGCCTGTATTTGCTTTGACGAATACCAATATCACTTTTTCCAGTGAAATGGTTGCCGGTGTTACCAGTACATTAGGGTTGGGAATTATTTGTGGTTTGGTATTGGGTAAACTAATCGGTATCAATCTGTTTTCACTGATTGCTATTAAATTAAAACTTAGTTCTCTGCCTCAAAACAGCAACTGGCTTCAAATGATTGGCGTAGGTCTATTGGCCGGAATTGGATTTACTATGTCCATTTTTATCGCATTGCTTTCCTTTAAAGGAGAAATTCCTATTCAGGATGAAGCGAAATTTGCTATTTTGATTGCCTCCTTTATAGCTGCTATTGCAGGATTTACCATATTAAGTATAAGTTCAAAAGAAAACCCTGAACTGGAAGAGAATTAG
- a CDS encoding bifunctional (p)ppGpp synthetase/guanosine-3',5'-bis(diphosphate) 3'-pyrophosphohydrolase, whose product MSYDLEQENKEILARYKDLISNTYRTLDEENNKLIRKAFDIALDAHKDQRRKSGEPYIYHPIAVAKIVATEIGLGATSIACALLHDVIEDSDYTYEDLKKIFGEKIASIVNGLTKISIMNHQNISVQSENYRKLLLTLSEDFRVILIKIADRLHNMRTLESMAPDKQKKIASETVYIYAPMAHRLGLYNIKSELEDLSLKYNSPEVYNEITEKLELAKESRERYIEEFKKEVSERLREEGLNFKIKGRAKAISSIYRKMLKQGVSFEEVFDNYAIRIIYKSDAKNEKFLAWKIYSIVTDVYHSNPSRMRDWITQPRSTGYESLHLTVLGPDRKWIEVQIRSERMDEIAEKGVAAHYKYKEGYKQSSDDRNFEKWVTEIREVLEQQQNLSTSELLDNIKLNLYSKEVFVFTPKGEIKILPTNATALDFAFSVHSDLGMKCLGAKINGKLVPISYILQNGDQVDILSSQNQKPKSDWLEFVVTSKAKSKIKSYLNSQKNQLVEEGKEILQRKLRHAKINFNDEEINKLQKFFNLKSSQELFLKFQSNELDVSSLRKYIESKNVFNNLLSRFRKSPPKNQHFEEPKEENLDMIIFGKDEEKLNYSYAKCCTVIPGDKIFGFITISDGIKVHSDTCPNAINLRAQYDYRVIPAKWVNAESFKNRVKIEIEGLDRMGMINDITTVISGSMGMDMKSLSIESNNGVFTGNIILEVKNKGQLEETFKKLKNINGVSRVRRLQS is encoded by the coding sequence ATGAGTTACGATTTAGAACAAGAGAATAAGGAGATCCTTGCAAGATATAAGGACCTGATTTCTAATACATACAGAACATTGGATGAGGAAAACAACAAGCTCATCCGAAAGGCATTCGATATTGCATTGGATGCCCACAAGGATCAAAGGAGAAAATCCGGAGAACCTTACATCTACCACCCTATTGCTGTTGCTAAAATTGTAGCAACAGAGATTGGCTTGGGGGCTACTTCTATTGCCTGTGCCCTTTTGCATGACGTAATTGAAGATTCCGATTATACTTACGAAGATCTGAAAAAAATCTTTGGAGAAAAGATCGCCAGTATCGTGAATGGGCTGACTAAGATCTCCATCATGAACCACCAGAATATCTCTGTGCAATCTGAAAATTACAGGAAACTGTTATTGACTTTATCTGAGGATTTCAGAGTTATTCTGATTAAAATTGCAGACCGTCTTCATAATATGAGGACCCTGGAAAGTATGGCTCCGGACAAGCAGAAAAAAATCGCATCAGAAACGGTTTATATCTACGCTCCGATGGCCCACCGTCTTGGATTGTACAACATCAAATCTGAGCTGGAAGATCTTTCTTTAAAATATAACAGTCCCGAAGTATACAACGAGATCACCGAGAAATTGGAACTCGCCAAGGAAAGCCGTGAAAGATATATTGAAGAGTTTAAGAAAGAAGTATCAGAAAGACTTCGTGAAGAAGGCTTAAACTTTAAAATCAAAGGCCGGGCAAAAGCTATTTCCTCTATTTACAGAAAAATGCTGAAGCAGGGAGTTTCCTTTGAAGAGGTTTTTGATAATTATGCTATCAGGATTATCTATAAATCAGATGCAAAAAATGAAAAATTTCTTGCATGGAAGATCTACTCTATTGTTACGGATGTATACCACAGTAATCCGTCAAGAATGCGTGACTGGATTACACAGCCCCGTTCTACAGGATACGAAAGTTTACACTTAACGGTTTTAGGTCCGGACAGAAAATGGATTGAAGTTCAGATCCGTTCTGAGCGTATGGATGAAATCGCTGAAAAAGGTGTTGCCGCTCACTACAAATACAAAGAAGGCTACAAACAGAGTTCTGATGACAGAAACTTTGAAAAATGGGTAACCGAAATCCGCGAAGTTCTGGAACAGCAGCAGAACCTTTCTACTTCGGAGCTTTTGGATAATATTAAGCTAAATTTATACTCCAAAGAGGTATTTGTATTTACCCCGAAAGGAGAAATTAAGATTCTCCCAACCAATGCTACTGCTCTGGATTTTGCATTCTCAGTCCATTCCGACTTAGGAATGAAATGTTTGGGAGCTAAAATCAATGGAAAACTGGTTCCTATTTCCTATATCCTTCAAAACGGGGATCAGGTGGATATTCTTTCTTCGCAGAATCAGAAACCAAAATCTGACTGGCTGGAATTCGTAGTGACTTCTAAGGCCAAATCAAAGATCAAAAGTTATCTGAACTCTCAGAAAAACCAACTGGTAGAGGAAGGAAAAGAAATCCTGCAAAGAAAGCTGCGTCATGCAAAAATCAATTTCAATGATGAAGAAATTAATAAACTTCAAAAGTTCTTTAATTTAAAATCTTCTCAAGAGCTTTTTCTTAAATTCCAAAGCAACGAACTCGATGTCAGCAGTTTGAGAAAATATATTGAAAGCAAAAACGTATTTAACAATTTACTGTCCAGATTTAGAAAATCTCCGCCAAAAAATCAACATTTCGAGGAACCCAAAGAGGAAAACCTTGACATGATTATCTTTGGGAAAGATGAGGAAAAACTAAACTACAGTTATGCAAAATGCTGTACGGTAATTCCAGGGGACAAAATTTTCGGATTCATCACCATTTCGGACGGAATTAAAGTTCACAGTGATACCTGCCCAAATGCCATCAACCTGAGAGCGCAGTATGACTACCGTGTAATTCCTGCCAAATGGGTCAATGCAGAAAGCTTTAAGAACAGAGTGAAAATTGAAATTGAAGGACTTGACAGAATGGGTATGATCAATGATATCACTACTGTCATCAGCGGAAGTATGGGTATGGACATGAAAAGTCTCTCTATTGAATCCAATAATGGGGTTTTCACAGGGAATATCATTCTCGAAGTTAAAAATAAAGGCCAGCTGGAAGAGACCTTCAAAAAACTTAAAAATATTAATGGTGTTTCAAGAGTGAGACGACTACAATCATAA
- the acs gene encoding acetate--CoA ligase, producing the protein MRNYLIEDLPQYFEDYKKSIKNPKKFWDKVADQNFVWYQRWSKVVKYDMNEAKITWFKNAKLNITKNCIDRHLAVRGDKTAIIWEPNDPKEEAQHISYQELYTRVNKTANVLHDMGIKKGDRVCIYLPMIPELAITMLACAKLGAVHSVIFAGFSASAVASRVNDCEAKMVITSDGSYRGNKVLDLKSIVDDALEKTPTVENVLVVKRTHNEIKMKEGRDHWMADLYEKASPDFVTVIMDSEDPLFILYTSGSTGKPKGMLHTCAGYMVYTAYTFKNVFNYKENDIYWCTADIGWITGHSYILYGPLLNGATTVIFEGIPTYPEPDRFWEVIEKHKITQFYTAPTAIRSLAKESAEWVDKHDLSSLKVIGSVGEPINDEAWHWFNDHVGKKKCPIVDTWWQTETGGIMISPLPFVTPTKPTYATLPLPGVQPVLMDDKRNEITGNQVTGNLCIRFPWPGIARTIWGDHQRYKETYFTAFPGKYFTGDGALRDEVGYYRITGRVDDVIIVSGHNLGTAPIEDSINQHPAVAESAIVGYPHDIKGNALYGYVMLKESGEGRDKENLKKEINQLISDQIGPIAKLDKIQFVSGLPKTRSGKIMRRILRKIAEGDFSNFGDISTLLNPEIVEEIKNERI; encoded by the coding sequence ATGAGAAATTACTTAATAGAAGATTTACCACAGTATTTTGAAGATTATAAAAAGTCTATCAAAAATCCTAAAAAATTCTGGGATAAGGTAGCAGATCAAAATTTCGTGTGGTACCAAAGATGGAGCAAGGTTGTTAAGTACGATATGAATGAAGCTAAAATTACCTGGTTCAAAAACGCGAAACTGAATATTACCAAAAACTGTATTGACAGACATCTTGCCGTAAGAGGAGATAAAACGGCCATCATCTGGGAACCCAATGATCCAAAGGAAGAAGCACAGCATATTTCCTACCAGGAATTGTATACCCGTGTGAATAAAACGGCTAATGTTTTACATGATATGGGTATTAAAAAGGGAGACAGGGTGTGTATTTATCTCCCTATGATCCCTGAATTGGCTATTACAATGCTTGCCTGTGCAAAGCTTGGGGCAGTGCACTCCGTTATTTTTGCAGGATTCTCTGCTTCTGCAGTTGCATCAAGGGTAAATGATTGTGAAGCAAAAATGGTGATCACATCGGATGGAAGCTACAGAGGAAATAAAGTTCTTGACCTGAAAAGTATTGTTGATGATGCTTTGGAAAAAACACCAACGGTTGAAAACGTTCTTGTAGTCAAGAGAACCCACAACGAAATTAAAATGAAAGAAGGAAGAGACCACTGGATGGCCGATTTATATGAAAAAGCTTCTCCTGATTTCGTAACGGTGATTATGGATTCTGAAGATCCGCTTTTCATTTTATATACTTCCGGATCTACAGGAAAGCCCAAAGGAATGCTGCATACCTGCGCCGGCTATATGGTATATACCGCTTACACTTTCAAAAATGTATTTAACTATAAAGAAAATGATATTTATTGGTGTACTGCAGACATCGGATGGATTACAGGACATTCTTATATTCTTTACGGACCTTTATTAAATGGTGCTACAACCGTAATTTTTGAAGGCATTCCTACCTATCCTGAACCGGACCGCTTCTGGGAAGTGATTGAAAAACATAAGATCACTCAGTTTTATACCGCTCCTACAGCTATCCGTTCTCTAGCAAAAGAAAGTGCAGAATGGGTAGATAAACATGACCTAAGTTCCCTGAAAGTAATTGGTTCTGTGGGTGAACCTATCAACGATGAGGCATGGCATTGGTTCAATGATCATGTTGGAAAGAAAAAATGTCCGATCGTTGATACGTGGTGGCAAACTGAAACAGGAGGAATCATGATTTCACCGCTTCCTTTTGTTACCCCAACGAAACCTACTTATGCCACTCTTCCACTGCCAGGTGTGCAGCCTGTTTTGATGGACGATAAACGAAATGAAATTACCGGAAATCAGGTGACCGGAAATCTTTGTATCCGTTTCCCATGGCCTGGAATCGCGAGAACCATCTGGGGTGACCATCAACGATATAAAGAAACGTATTTTACGGCTTTTCCCGGGAAATATTTCACCGGAGATGGCGCATTAAGAGATGAAGTGGGTTATTACAGAATTACGGGACGTGTAGATGATGTGATCATCGTTTCCGGACACAATCTTGGAACCGCTCCTATTGAAGACAGCATCAACCAACACCCGGCCGTTGCGGAATCCGCTATTGTAGGCTATCCGCATGATATCAAAGGAAATGCACTATACGGTTATGTAATGCTTAAAGAATCCGGAGAAGGACGTGATAAGGAAAACCTGAAAAAAGAGATTAATCAGTTGATTTCAGATCAGATCGGGCCGATTGCGAAACTGGACAAAATACAGTTTGTTTCCGGACTTCCGAAAACACGTTCAGGAAAAATTATGCGTAGAATACTGAGAAAAATTGCAGAGGGTGACTTCAGTAATTTTGGAGATATCAGCACACTTTTAAATCCTGAAATTGTAGAAGAAATCAAAAACGAAAGAATTTAA